From one Culex quinquefasciatus strain JHB chromosome 3, VPISU_Cqui_1.0_pri_paternal, whole genome shotgun sequence genomic stretch:
- the LOC6047739 gene encoding uncharacterized protein LOC6047739 — translation MESLDVISKRIDNLYQLVGSAPAGDASGQVENLTDSVLSAASFLPSASTGHLADGSARGSILEVFERKDELETYLDPSYLDEKQDIKAKEIYINTIANDLAGTFETLQKIKTLEPTLGAEYFRNLPDVSDQLSTMTTATAEQTRANEELEKSMVALMQRYNEIQTGLKDSLKGMNDRLDQLEQRLVDKKREDKDV, via the coding sequence ATGGAATCGTTGGACGTGATTTCCAAGCGCATCGACAACCTGTACCAACTGGTCGGTTCTGCCCCGGCCGGCGATGCCAGCGGCCAGGTCGAGAACCTCACCGACTCGGTTCTGTCGGCCGCGTCCTTTCTGCCGTCCGCCAGCACGGGCCACCTTGCCGACGGAAGCGCCCGGGGCAGCATCCTGGAGGTGTTCGAGCGCAAGGACGAACTGGAAACGTATCTGGATCCGTCGTACCTGGACGAGAAGCAGGACATCAAGGCGAAGGAGATCTACATCAACACCATCGCGAACGATTTGGCCGGAACGTTCGAAACGCTGCAAAAGATCAAAACGCTCGAGCCGACACTGGGCGCGGAATACTTTCGCAATCTTCCGGACGTTAGCGACCAGCTGAGCACGATGACCACGGCAACGGCCGAGCAGACGCGGGCCAACGAGGAGCTGGAGAAAAGTATGGTCGCGTTGATGCAGCGCTACAACGAGATCCAAACCGGGCTGAAGGATTCGCTCAAGGGGATGAACGATCGGCTGGACCAGTTGGAGCAGCGGTTGGTCGATAAGAAAAGGGAGGATAAGGATGTTTGA
- the LOC6047740 gene encoding histidine-rich glycoprotein produces the protein MFRSIIFVTLFAVCFAGIIHHRQDDEEVAETEHHHNIEHKHATSHQSFKFHHFHAVPVYVKKEDQQFLKHPVEVSGIKHNLKIVHPETEHHHGHGLTLENHSEFDSKLHGGHGYDLGHAGSEHIAQDYSQEYEHHYGGHQLEEQDDS, from the exons ATGTTCCGATCGATT atttttgtgaCATTGTTTGCGGTTTGTTTCGCCGGAATCATCCACCACCGGCAGGACGACGAAGAGGTTGCCGAAACGGAGCATCATCACAATATCGAGCACAAGCATGCGACCTCCCACCAGAGCTTCAAGTTCCACCACTTCCATGCCGTGCCGGTTTACGTGAAAAAGGAGGACCAGCAGTTCCTGAAGCACCCGGTCGAGGTGTCCGGTATCAAGCATAATTTGAAG ATTGTCCACCCCGAAACCGAGCACCACCACGGTCACGGACTAACGCTGGAAAACCACAGCGAGTTTGACAGCAAGCTGCACGGAGGGCACGGATACGATCTGGGACATGCCGGATCGGAACATATCGCCCAGGACTACAGCCAAGAATACGAGCACCACTACGGGGGCCACCAGCTGGAGGAACAGGACGACAGTTAA